A region from the Flavobacteriales bacterium genome encodes:
- the asnS gene encoding asparagine--tRNA ligase, translated as MTSIKSVLDDTALTNTTATVAGWVRTFRNDRFIALNDGSTIRNLQCVIDQEKVDAATRARFTTSAAVRCTGLIVESKGSGQRVEMQVTSVDVLGDSDAEKYPIQPKKHSLEFLRENAHLRFRTNTYSAIFRIRHQVSFGIHEYFDQQGYNYFHSPIITASDAEGAGEMFRVSTLDAKNPPLNEAGEVDWKEDFFGAEARLTVSGQLQAENAATALGKVYTFGPTFRAENSNTARHLAEFWMIEPEAAFMDLKGDMDLAEGLCKHLIARVLKNSMDDLQFLDARLKEEEAQKPKEQRSDMGLIDRLTFVLENPFERITYTDAIDILLKSKPYQKKQFQFPVEWGIDLQSEHERYLVEKHFKKPVIVTGYPGKIKAFYMRTNGPGDFGYSEKGTTVAAMDVLFPGIGEIIGGSQREERLDVLEARMKEMHVPSEELWWYLDTRRFGTVPHAGFGLGLERFVLFVTGMGNIRDVIPFPRTPKSAEF; from the coding sequence ATGACCTCCATCAAGTCCGTCCTCGACGACACCGCCCTCACCAACACCACCGCGACCGTGGCGGGTTGGGTGCGCACCTTCCGCAACGATCGCTTCATCGCGCTGAACGACGGCAGCACGATCCGCAACCTGCAATGCGTGATCGACCAGGAAAAAGTGGATGCCGCCACACGCGCCCGCTTCACCACCAGCGCCGCCGTACGTTGCACAGGCCTGATCGTGGAGAGCAAGGGCAGCGGCCAGCGCGTGGAGATGCAAGTGACTTCCGTGGACGTGCTCGGCGACAGCGATGCGGAGAAGTACCCCATCCAGCCGAAGAAGCACTCGCTCGAGTTCCTGCGCGAGAACGCACACCTGCGCTTCCGCACGAACACCTACAGCGCCATCTTCCGCATCCGCCACCAGGTGAGCTTCGGTATCCACGAGTATTTCGACCAGCAGGGCTACAACTACTTCCACAGCCCCATCATCACCGCCAGCGATGCTGAAGGCGCGGGCGAAATGTTCCGCGTGAGCACGCTCGATGCGAAGAACCCGCCACTTAACGAGGCCGGTGAAGTGGACTGGAAAGAGGATTTCTTCGGTGCCGAGGCACGCCTCACCGTGAGCGGACAGCTACAGGCGGAGAACGCTGCCACCGCCCTGGGCAAGGTCTACACCTTCGGCCCCACGTTCCGCGCGGAGAACAGCAACACCGCCCGCCACCTCGCCGAGTTCTGGATGATCGAGCCCGAGGCCGCCTTCATGGACCTGAAAGGCGACATGGACCTGGCGGAAGGCCTGTGCAAGCACCTCATCGCCCGCGTGCTGAAGAACAGCATGGACGATCTGCAGTTCCTCGATGCGCGCTTGAAAGAAGAGGAAGCGCAGAAGCCGAAAGAGCAACGCAGCGACATGGGCCTGATCGATCGCTTGACCTTCGTGCTGGAGAACCCCTTCGAGCGCATCACCTATACGGACGCCATCGACATCCTGCTCAAGAGCAAACCGTACCAGAAGAAGCAGTTCCAGTTCCCCGTGGAATGGGGCATCGACCTGCAGAGCGAGCACGAGCGCTACCTGGTGGAAAAGCACTTCAAGAAGCCGGTGATCGTGACAGGCTACCCCGGCAAGATCAAGGCCTTCTACATGCGCACCAACGGCCCCGGCGACTTCGGCTACAGCGAGAAGGGCACCACCGTGGCCGCCATGGACGTGCTCTTCCCGGGCATCGGCGAGATCATCGGTGGAAGTCAGCGCGAGGAGCGCCTTGATGTGCTCGAAGCACGCATGAAGGAGATGCACGTGCCGTCCGAAGAGCTCTGGTGGTATCTGGACACGCGCCGCTTCGGCACCGTGCCGCACGCGGGCTTCGGACTTGGGCTGGAGCGCTTCGTGCTGTTCGTGACGGGCATGGGGAACATCAGGGATGTGATCCCATTCCCACGGACGCCGAAGAGTGCGGAGTTCTGA
- a CDS encoding FG-GAP repeat protein — MRRLFASVGRLSGLLLGLSSCAALFLVSTDASVDLGARNDAPSDSTPTDLAEPIETLLDKAHAAEKAVLTTGPAIATNASHGLQATVLGNGMVCRPLFADRCEWAVSILVGRIGRGSDWSEPNLDAPTELTDEHMLSRHGAFDLEHINNEAGLRQNFIVHRKPQGDSPLRVELRTEGDLVCTHAGADIFHFADTAGIVQMSYSDLHVWDANGDTLRAVASLEEGLIVLSVDDEQATYPIVVDPLAGTAIWTTESNLATARLGTCLASAGDVNGDGYSDILIGVPLWANGQTGEGRVQLHYGSASGPSAAISWSYETNQLGANMGLGNSVATAGDVNGDGYSDIIVGAPYFDNGESNEGRVLVFHGSATGLTAAPQWTAESNQANALFGFVVNCAGDVNGDGYSDVLVGAYQYENGQTDEGAVFVYHGSATGLSAVADWVKEGDQTLAYFGRSAASAGDVNGDGYSDVIIGAPLFDNGQTNEGRAFVYHGSATGLAATPAWTAESDQASSQTGFSVSSAGDVNNDGYSDVVVGIPFHTNSFLNDGRVVIYRGSASGLVSTSAWSYNSLFQEAQFGKSVACAGDVNGDGFSDVLFGGPEYTSGQAQEGRAYVFFGNLTAAMSLAWSGESNQAGARWGGAVASAGDVNGDGFSDVLIGVPEWDNGQTNEGMARCYLGGPASINTLAPEHTLIGPVTFSRSVSSAGDVNGDGYGDIVIGAPDARLVTIHHGSTNGPSIAPDRSYLLPGVQGYGYCVSGAGDVNGDGYGDVIVGTDYGNTVYVYHGSATGLPVAANWSVTGTANTRFGFSVGSAGDVNGDGYADVIIGQPGHNSGAGRVVVHHGSPTGLSIAPNWVSTPFDAPHLPNSFYGEGVDVAGDVNGDGYSDVIIGAGGYNGNRGRVVIFHGSPGGLGAAPASTFDDTVPGHRLGSNSHSGSCVSSTGDVNGDGYSDVIMAWMGGQAFVHSGGPTGVSATPVWASTLYGGGFFAATVSSAGDINADGYSDVVISSCAQGALLYFGGPTGLVGAAEDQLFAGSSSHSATGAGDVNGDGYCDLLVGQYGAGRAYVFHGNTSTALARGNFRLYQTDLTTPLSASNIPIPQFGAGLFVRPFLGRSRTRLVWETRIQGQAFSIGSNGLVNNSTDFTAQQPAFIAGAVAGVELKSLIDKPGGGTGITATKVRTRVRYDPVTAITGQVFGPWRYMPGYLDGHGTHNNVPLPVELLRFDARCVNGSVELSWATASEENSSHFVVERSTDAEAWAEVARVEAAGHSHQVLEYILQDAAPPYAITVYYRLKQEDLDGTTTVLPITRSTSCASLGAPYPNPTDGLVHLDLGVAFDAAKRVDVIDAQGRTVLEVLPPGLGTALTVNLSGLLPGTYTVRILAAAGTTISTDRIIKH, encoded by the coding sequence ATGAGACGCCTGTTCGCATCCGTTGGCCGCCTTTCGGGGTTGTTGCTCGGTCTCTCCAGCTGTGCGGCGTTGTTCTTGGTTTCTACCGATGCTTCGGTTGATCTGGGCGCACGCAATGATGCACCGAGCGATAGCACACCGACGGACCTGGCCGAACCGATCGAGACCCTGCTTGATAAGGCCCACGCTGCGGAAAAGGCCGTCCTGACGACCGGTCCTGCCATCGCCACGAACGCGTCACACGGCCTCCAAGCCACGGTACTTGGCAACGGCATGGTCTGCAGACCCCTGTTCGCAGACCGCTGTGAGTGGGCTGTTTCCATCCTGGTGGGGCGCATCGGTCGTGGAAGCGATTGGTCCGAACCGAACCTGGATGCGCCGACCGAACTCACCGACGAGCACATGTTGTCGCGGCATGGGGCATTCGACCTGGAGCACATCAACAACGAAGCCGGCCTCCGTCAGAACTTCATCGTTCACCGCAAGCCTCAAGGAGACAGCCCGTTGCGTGTGGAATTGCGGACCGAAGGCGACCTCGTTTGCACGCACGCCGGAGCGGACATCTTCCACTTCGCGGACACGGCCGGGATCGTGCAAATGAGCTATTCAGACCTGCATGTGTGGGATGCGAACGGGGACACGCTCCGCGCGGTCGCTTCCCTGGAAGAAGGGTTGATCGTGCTATCCGTGGATGATGAACAAGCCACCTATCCCATCGTTGTGGACCCCTTGGCTGGTACCGCCATCTGGACCACCGAAAGCAACCTGGCCACAGCGCGGTTGGGCACCTGCCTGGCGAGCGCGGGGGATGTGAACGGCGATGGCTACAGCGACATCCTCATTGGTGTTCCCTTGTGGGCCAATGGACAGACCGGTGAAGGAAGGGTGCAGTTGCATTACGGCAGCGCCTCGGGTCCATCAGCCGCCATCAGTTGGTCCTATGAGACGAACCAGCTCGGTGCGAACATGGGCCTGGGCAACAGCGTGGCCACTGCGGGTGATGTGAACGGCGACGGCTACAGCGACATCATCGTAGGCGCTCCCTATTTCGATAACGGCGAAAGCAACGAAGGCCGCGTGCTCGTGTTCCATGGCAGCGCCACCGGCCTCACGGCCGCGCCACAGTGGACGGCCGAGAGCAACCAGGCCAATGCGCTTTTCGGTTTCGTGGTGAACTGCGCAGGCGATGTGAACGGCGATGGCTACAGCGATGTGCTGGTGGGAGCGTACCAGTACGAGAACGGACAAACCGATGAGGGGGCCGTATTCGTTTACCACGGCAGTGCCACGGGCCTCTCTGCCGTGGCCGACTGGGTCAAGGAAGGTGATCAGACGCTGGCGTATTTCGGGCGAAGCGCGGCCAGTGCAGGCGATGTGAACGGTGATGGGTACAGCGATGTGATCATCGGTGCGCCGCTCTTCGACAATGGCCAGACCAACGAGGGGCGTGCGTTCGTGTACCACGGGAGTGCAACAGGTCTCGCCGCCACGCCGGCCTGGACAGCCGAAAGCGATCAAGCCTCTTCGCAGACAGGGTTCAGCGTTTCGAGCGCGGGCGACGTGAACAACGATGGGTACTCGGACGTGGTCGTGGGCATCCCGTTCCACACGAACAGCTTTTTGAACGACGGCCGCGTAGTCATCTATCGTGGTTCTGCATCGGGCCTTGTATCCACAAGTGCATGGAGCTACAACAGCCTTTTTCAGGAAGCACAATTCGGGAAATCCGTTGCCTGCGCTGGCGATGTGAACGGCGATGGGTTCAGCGATGTGCTCTTCGGCGGACCTGAGTACACGAGCGGTCAAGCGCAGGAGGGAAGGGCCTATGTCTTTTTCGGGAACTTGACCGCTGCCATGAGCTTGGCCTGGTCAGGCGAATCCAACCAGGCCGGGGCGCGATGGGGCGGTGCGGTGGCGAGCGCCGGCGATGTGAACGGCGACGGGTTCAGTGACGTGCTCATCGGAGTGCCGGAATGGGACAATGGGCAAACCAACGAAGGGATGGCCCGTTGTTACCTGGGCGGTCCTGCCTCCATCAATACTCTCGCTCCGGAGCATACGCTGATCGGCCCCGTCACATTCAGTCGCTCGGTGAGCAGCGCAGGCGACGTGAACGGCGACGGCTACGGGGACATCGTCATCGGTGCTCCCGATGCCCGCTTGGTCACGATCCATCATGGCTCAACGAACGGGCCATCGATCGCACCGGACCGGAGCTATTTGCTTCCCGGTGTACAGGGGTATGGTTACTGTGTGTCGGGCGCCGGTGATGTGAACGGTGATGGATACGGCGATGTGATCGTGGGCACGGACTACGGGAACACGGTGTATGTGTACCATGGATCCGCCACTGGGCTGCCCGTGGCTGCGAACTGGTCGGTGACGGGCACCGCGAACACGCGCTTCGGGTTCAGCGTGGGCAGCGCTGGCGATGTGAACGGCGATGGTTACGCCGACGTGATCATCGGGCAGCCCGGCCATAACTCGGGAGCCGGCAGGGTGGTCGTTCATCACGGCAGCCCGACCGGGCTCAGCATAGCCCCGAACTGGGTTTCCACACCATTCGATGCGCCGCACCTGCCCAACAGCTTCTATGGTGAAGGAGTGGATGTTGCCGGTGATGTGAACGGTGACGGTTACAGCGATGTGATCATCGGGGCAGGGGGGTACAATGGCAACCGGGGCCGTGTGGTGATCTTCCATGGTAGCCCCGGCGGATTGGGTGCCGCACCAGCCTCCACCTTCGACGACACCGTGCCAGGGCACCGGCTGGGCTCCAACTCGCACAGCGGATCGTGCGTCAGCAGTACTGGCGATGTGAACGGCGATGGATACAGCGATGTGATCATGGCATGGATGGGTGGACAAGCATTCGTGCATTCCGGCGGTCCCACAGGCGTTTCCGCAACCCCGGTTTGGGCCTCGACCCTGTATGGCGGAGGGTTCTTTGCAGCCACGGTGTCCAGCGCAGGGGATATCAACGCCGATGGGTACAGCGATGTCGTGATCAGCAGTTGCGCACAAGGTGCCTTGCTCTATTTCGGCGGACCAACAGGCTTGGTCGGTGCTGCCGAGGATCAACTCTTCGCGGGTTCAAGTTCACATAGCGCTACCGGAGCGGGGGACGTGAACGGGGATGGATACTGCGATCTGCTCGTAGGCCAATATGGAGCGGGTAGAGCCTACGTGTTCCATGGAAACACAAGTACGGCCCTTGCCCGTGGGAACTTCAGGCTGTACCAGACCGACCTCACCACACCGCTCTCCGCGTCGAACATCCCCATCCCGCAATTCGGCGCAGGGTTGTTCGTACGCCCTTTCCTCGGCCGCTCCCGAACGCGACTTGTCTGGGAGACCCGCATCCAAGGCCAGGCCTTCAGCATCGGCAGCAACGGCTTGGTGAACAACAGCACGGACTTCACCGCACAGCAGCCCGCTTTCATAGCAGGTGCGGTGGCCGGTGTTGAGTTGAAGAGTTTGATCGATAAGCCCGGTGGCGGTACAGGTATCACCGCCACCAAGGTGCGGACTCGTGTTCGCTATGATCCCGTCACCGCCATCACCGGCCAGGTCTTCGGCCCTTGGCGCTACATGCCTGGTTACCTCGATGGACATGGCACGCACAACAACGTGCCGCTGCCCGTGGAACTCCTTCGCTTCGATGCCCGATGCGTGAACGGATCCGTAGAGCTCTCGTGGGCCACCGCTAGTGAAGAGAACAGCAGCCACTTCGTGGTGGAGAGAAGCACGGATGCCGAAGCGTGGGCGGAAGTCGCACGTGTGGAAGCGGCAGGGCACAGCCACCAAGTGCTGGAGTATATCCTCCAAGATGCCGCACCTCCTTATGCAATAACGGTGTACTACCGTTTGAAACAGGAGGACCTGGACGGGACCACAACCGTACTGCCCATCACGAGATCGACATCTTGTGCCTCCCTCGGAGCGCCCTATCCCAATCCCACGGATGGCTTGGTCCACCTCGACCTGGGGGTTGCGTTCGATGCTGCGAAACGGGTCGACGTGATCGACGCTCAAGGACGGACCGTCCTCGAAGTCTTGCCGCCCGGACTTGGAACAGCCCTTACCGTCAACTTATCCGGCTTGCTGCCTGGCACCTATACGGTCAGGATCCTTGCTGCGGCTGGCACCACCATTTCCACAGACAGGATCATCAAGCATTGA
- a CDS encoding response regulator transcription factor translates to MAATIRTAIVEDDDELRELIRRRIERSGDMQVVRVFESGDDYLAKLDELDVQVVLMDINMEGRNGIDTVREAKRMKPEVQYLMLTIFENPAYIFEALCAGATGYLLKSTPAEELLEAVRDIHKGGSPMNSAIARLVVNSFQKETQQRINDEKLSDREKQVLDGLAAGLQYKEIGTKLDLSTETVRVHVRRIYSKLQVGGRMEAIRKVYPAA, encoded by the coding sequence ATGGCCGCCACCATCCGCACCGCTATCGTGGAGGACGATGATGAGCTCCGGGAGCTGATCCGCCGCCGCATTGAGCGCAGCGGTGATATGCAGGTGGTGCGCGTCTTCGAAAGCGGGGATGATTACCTGGCCAAACTCGATGAGCTGGATGTGCAGGTGGTGCTCATGGACATCAACATGGAGGGCCGCAACGGGATCGACACCGTGCGCGAGGCGAAGCGCATGAAGCCCGAGGTGCAATACCTCATGCTCACCATCTTCGAGAACCCCGCATACATCTTCGAGGCGCTCTGTGCAGGAGCCACCGGCTATTTGCTGAAAAGCACACCGGCCGAAGAGCTGTTGGAGGCTGTGCGCGACATCCACAAGGGCGGCTCACCGATGAACAGCGCCATTGCGCGCCTGGTGGTGAACAGCTTCCAGAAGGAGACCCAACAGCGCATCAACGACGAGAAGCTGAGCGATCGCGAAAAGCAGGTGTTGGATGGTCTCGCCGCCGGGCTCCAATACAAAGAGATCGGAACCAAGCTGGACTTGAGCACCGAGACCGTGCGCGTGCATGTGCGCCGCATATACAGCAAGCTGCAGGTTGGTGGGCGCATGGAGGCGATCCGGAAGGTGTATCCAGCAGCATAG
- a CDS encoding histone H1, translating to MPKAKRPRDANERAKSIVDIATGEAADPVSEQKKVKNIHAAALGKLGGAARAKKLDPKKRSAIAKKAARKRWKDK from the coding sequence ATGCCGAAAGCCAAGAGACCCCGCGACGCCAACGAGCGCGCCAAGAGCATAGTCGATATCGCAACGGGTGAAGCTGCCGACCCCGTGAGCGAACAGAAGAAGGTCAAGAACATCCACGCCGCTGCCTTGGGCAAGTTGGGCGGGGCCGCCCGTGCCAAGAAGTTGGACCCTAAGAAGCGTTCGGCCATCGCCAAGAAGGCGGCCCGGAAACGGTGGAAAGACAAGTGA
- a CDS encoding DDE-type integrase/transposase/recombinase produces the protein MNRLPIAKQVQIISMLVEGSSLRSTSRVCDVSINTVTKLLVDVGRACEKFHDETVRKVTVKNLQCDEIWSFVYAKQKNVTDEMEAAGDVWTWTALDSDTKLMVSWYAGARDAHAAYEFLSDVRSRVDRSRMQMTSDGHSAYVSAVDAVFGQYIDFAQLVKIYGGTEGKGNEKRYSPAECTGTKTRIVTGRPDETKISTSHVERQNLTIRMGCRRFTRLTNAFSKKFENHCLALALHFVHYNFCRIHKTLRVTPAMEAGLTNDVMSIEDIVKLVNR, from the coding sequence ATGAACCGCCTCCCTATCGCCAAGCAAGTCCAGATCATCAGCATGCTCGTTGAAGGTTCCAGCCTTCGCAGCACTTCCCGCGTGTGCGATGTGTCGATCAACACGGTGACCAAGCTCTTGGTGGACGTGGGCCGCGCTTGCGAGAAGTTCCACGATGAGACGGTCCGCAAGGTGACCGTGAAGAACCTTCAGTGCGATGAGATTTGGAGCTTCGTCTATGCCAAGCAGAAAAACGTCACGGACGAAATGGAGGCCGCTGGTGACGTGTGGACTTGGACAGCGCTGGACAGCGATACCAAGCTCATGGTTAGCTGGTATGCCGGTGCCCGCGATGCACACGCCGCTTACGAGTTCCTGTCTGACGTTCGAAGCCGTGTTGACCGTAGCCGCATGCAAATGACCAGCGACGGTCACAGCGCCTATGTGAGCGCCGTTGACGCTGTGTTCGGTCAGTACATTGACTTCGCCCAACTGGTGAAGATTTACGGCGGTACTGAAGGCAAGGGCAACGAGAAGCGTTACAGCCCTGCCGAATGCACGGGCACCAAGACCCGCATCGTAACCGGCCGCCCGGATGAAACCAAGATCAGCACGTCACATGTGGAGCGTCAGAACCTGACCATCCGCATGGGCTGCCGCCGCTTCACCCGCCTTACCAACGCCTTCAGCAAGAAGTTCGAGAACCACTGCCTTGCCTTGGCGCTCCACTTCGTGCACTACAACTTCTGCCGCATCCACAAGACCCTGCGCGTCACTCCGGCAATGGAAGCGGGACTTACCAACGACGTGATGAGCATCGAGGATATCGTAAAGCTGGTGAACCGGTAA
- a CDS encoding tetratricopeptide repeat protein produces the protein MDLDSLRTIASDRSKPDSVRFTARYDLVWDGYLFSEPDTAERMARAIQSDARARGNKVFEARASELLAAVWYVRGDMRTALVHYDTALALHQRNGDDDGQADVITNMASMRSALGERDEALRLYAEGLGFHERIKDSLSIANDLNAIGTVHMARGDHARAIDLFARALSLQEKLKNQRGIATGRANLGVVHVNQGDFTSALVHFREALRIAEALDDKHLMGKDLEEVGMCLEELGDTAEAMAHYKRSLAVREALQDAHGLVNVRNRIGQLFLVRGLAEQALPLFEQNIALATEEELLRGLAIALVGKGDALLSSGRQAEALLAARSATRAATEAEDLNAQRDAAHLEFRALGSLGRWKEALTAQSRFIAYNDSLLSEQNQRAVLRNEYKYAYEKQAVADSLAHIAAVQQEKLKSEQRLVQERSRRNLALALGAFLALAVFAFWQRARLLKRTNAAILASQTQVMESERAREATEVRMRIARDVHDQLGSDLTKLVMLSTEAREVAKTDVNELPAIANDIERIAGEANRSLGDIVWSIDPHHDSLAGLTERVRAHCERMLKWSKVEHTIDCVHEGPDRSLDPATKRDIYLMLREALNNAIKYAKATHILVRFHTSAAHVEFEVKDDGVGMLIEETKGHGLPNMRDRAARERTDPGGQQPRSGHPGPLPSAGAGLIRGSVSV, from the coding sequence GTGGACCTCGACTCCCTGCGCACCATCGCCTCCGACCGGTCGAAGCCGGACAGCGTGCGCTTCACAGCCCGCTATGATCTGGTGTGGGATGGTTACTTGTTCAGCGAACCCGACACAGCGGAGCGCATGGCACGCGCAATTCAGAGCGACGCCAGGGCCAGAGGCAACAAAGTCTTCGAGGCGCGGGCAAGCGAGCTGCTCGCGGCGGTGTGGTACGTGCGCGGCGACATGCGAACCGCCTTGGTGCACTACGACACGGCCCTTGCCCTGCACCAGCGCAATGGCGATGATGACGGCCAGGCCGATGTGATCACGAACATGGCCAGTATGCGATCCGCATTGGGCGAGCGCGACGAAGCGCTGCGGCTCTATGCCGAAGGGCTCGGTTTCCACGAACGGATCAAGGACAGCTTGAGCATCGCCAACGACCTCAATGCGATCGGTACCGTACATATGGCGCGCGGCGATCATGCCCGTGCCATCGACCTCTTTGCACGTGCCCTGTCGCTGCAGGAGAAGTTGAAGAACCAACGTGGTATCGCCACTGGGCGGGCCAATCTTGGCGTGGTGCATGTGAACCAAGGTGACTTCACCAGCGCGTTGGTCCATTTCCGCGAAGCGTTGCGCATTGCCGAAGCGTTGGACGACAAGCACCTGATGGGCAAGGACCTGGAAGAAGTGGGGATGTGCCTGGAGGAATTGGGCGACACCGCCGAGGCCATGGCGCATTACAAGCGCAGCTTGGCCGTTCGGGAAGCACTGCAGGATGCACATGGGTTGGTCAACGTGCGCAACCGGATCGGGCAATTGTTCCTGGTGCGTGGACTTGCAGAGCAGGCCCTACCGCTCTTCGAGCAGAACATTGCGCTAGCCACCGAAGAAGAACTGCTGCGCGGGCTCGCTATCGCCCTCGTAGGAAAGGGAGATGCGTTGCTTTCATCGGGCCGGCAAGCGGAAGCATTGCTGGCCGCCCGCAGCGCGACCCGGGCCGCTACGGAAGCCGAAGACCTGAACGCGCAACGGGATGCCGCCCACCTGGAGTTCCGCGCTTTGGGTTCATTGGGCCGCTGGAAGGAGGCGCTTACTGCGCAGTCCCGGTTCATCGCGTACAACGACAGCCTGTTGAGCGAGCAGAACCAGCGGGCCGTGCTACGCAACGAATACAAGTACGCCTACGAGAAACAAGCCGTCGCCGATAGTCTCGCCCACATCGCCGCCGTCCAACAGGAAAAGCTCAAAAGCGAGCAGCGCTTGGTCCAGGAACGCTCGCGCCGCAACCTGGCATTGGCCCTGGGTGCATTCTTAGCCCTGGCGGTGTTCGCCTTCTGGCAACGCGCGCGGTTGCTCAAGCGGACCAACGCTGCCATTCTCGCATCACAAACGCAGGTCATGGAAAGCGAGCGCGCCCGGGAGGCCACCGAGGTGCGCATGCGCATTGCACGTGACGTGCACGACCAGCTCGGCAGCGACCTCACCAAGCTCGTCATGCTCAGCACCGAGGCGAGGGAAGTCGCGAAGACGGACGTGAACGAACTGCCCGCGATCGCCAACGATATCGAGCGCATCGCTGGAGAGGCCAACCGCTCCCTCGGCGACATCGTATGGTCCATCGATCCGCACCACGATTCACTCGCGGGTCTCACGGAACGTGTTCGTGCGCACTGCGAACGCATGCTCAAGTGGAGCAAGGTGGAGCACACCATCGATTGTGTGCACGAAGGCCCTGACCGGTCGCTGGACCCAGCCACCAAGCGCGATATCTACCTGATGCTACGCGAGGCGTTGAACAACGCGATCAAATACGCCAAGGCAACACACATTCTTGTGCGCTTCCACACATCCGCTGCACACGTCGAATTCGAAGTGAAGGACGATGGTGTGGGCATGCTCATTGAGGAAACGAAAGGCCACGGTCTGCCCAACATGCGTGATCGGGCAGCGCGTGAACGGACGGATCCAGGTGGACAGCAGCCCAGGAGCGGGCACCCGGGTCCGCTTCCAAGCGCCGGTGCCGGACTGATCAGGGGTAGTGTCTCAGTTTGA